From Mycteria americana isolate JAX WOST 10 ecotype Jacksonville Zoo and Gardens chromosome 4, USCA_MyAme_1.0, whole genome shotgun sequence, one genomic window encodes:
- the LCORL gene encoding ligand-dependent nuclear receptor corepressor-like protein isoform X6, giving the protein MDEKCSFCNLHKETVSDRASVIGSSQSTPTEELSSQGQSNTDKIECQAENYLNALFRKKGNENLPQNCDPNIPLVAQELMKKMIRQFAIEYISKSSKIQENRNGSSFEPSLICKSIQMNQTENSLQEEQDSPLDLTVNRTQEQNTQQGDGVLDLSTKKSARLEEPKYDPLCSENSVSGSSSTADANSEETANLEKGKSTLNKVLESFCSYHWQQTLAMLKFLIQDENVPIVCSCKQTHLVHSETPSSLTEEDVHVSFCNCNGHMLTKRCCLQNQRPNTCLPPLSVCIKDFDPLSCQAVAIGCIKTMVNKACSSHKYCAEQLQNYNRHSVKGAACTYSTKDCDVLNSIKNSNRSRSPSPPPLSPVQSKEFESSEGLVIDFPTSDNNKLETSINQPPSLLPAEGSKGEFEYEGKTCRGKETEYSEGTLLSTDQESNNYYINSEKAEEGEHSAIFQDLMDRINEKLKSIDTTDIATNLVKVSSSDRAPENDVKLGDFITSLLHNAKASDYSFMELLRQHDKQMENKIIQTRFRKRQETLFAMYNSPDSPFIRRQSLQIKRELASLDETLVRKKSISERNAKRSTKKIDKIYPNKRHSFTVIEDEALQHLESNPCMNCQTKPMCFPVHQTEAFKLPLPNFQTSSSFLVLSENSAIAASQAKLAKTQGDCAPLKETDQIPLKDESNGILGRTRRNIVPPGWYSVYVTNNIVFRKSSNAKQSLESLEKMKVNKDVHAERCSDINISKIVRDTNLQVVVERLEDTINLARKTNNSLLDSYKISQKLKDNAYEQVMNPAARRGLPFALSEMGCTGQSFLPHSHLPSSSKIKTVCVTTNNREMVIDQEINDSLLKSLTFDSSSSTSNNVDLCTTSEAGEISSPLNYSSPIKLMFVSEVNSSEGVKYTLTSAAASSKGSTDICLFQGHANTLLDKQAAGDLSHAICVKDCDCSENYTKEESSCVYAEAITSSCPVGETNLNDSKQNDEVVEKSSSSSESVLKRKPGRPKKIGPQVVKQVKRPIGRPPKPKIDMTESTELRPELSSDGKNTKSDAAVMEDVNSNKNITVTVVFGRSRRTKRHVSEGNLNVISILPTQHTDSNFANDRSKARHNAETENALTEIVKALQNSSAENEVSGYDYVRPIKSNLASPHPCSNIIRPIKKPLTTIRKPGRPAKVKISGISVTVNRVSPQERKVSISNCLPPLQQQNVLEKNIPQERKNQLCNNMGQVKSMQKDSREDGSNNVITAVSRKCEIPLRHSARDRKPSLHFLHSLASSSAFTCRSALLHKSYKLHLKKAKDRKEKHRQSNQSTASKDTSELRNSGSAKKDLEDGEFGPINEVSSDPIFSSNPSLRWWATSTSSDTLLEELNHRFEQITNTWLRVGGSEFDKCVCERRDPIEQDCNTEMSNPLDSCLVELETSPIKMLFQKKCNMNELCTWFMQTTETQSLSLVRKANARNPLEVVSTREIKMETKQSDLSTCPFRKHFKKFALSSPSKPAGKLQILHNMVRSPVLNMKSNFALARLKRNEFKKLQHDRWGQTKKLYNQAPGGWKSKKKNLQFFCQSQLFKSTSGETNDEMPKLQEKNTVEIQPTQTLVESQSSLLPTENEARDAFVQQMMGSSDFNPHPGLTNILKSHAETNGTICYQQNVRKEQSQDKLFQNTWKAKTFKDCRIFLRKINHLEQHNSFKLNNVIYSPEAVESKSNQAYMEEKRHPLLRSHSTKQNALKKQENEMETSKGSKSSKVTERLDDQFHSRKLSSDVNHDDNPAGSSEVLIRINKRKSPQWETTDTNIRKRHKRQSCSSGQMATYYPKYQVGKFQFPPSS; this is encoded by the coding sequence ttcaaGCTCAACAGCTGATGCAAATTCAGAGGAAACAGCtaatttggaaaaaggaaaatcaacaTTAAACAAAGTTTTGGAGTCTTTTTGTTCATATCACTGGCAACAGACTTTGGCTATGCTAAAATTTTTAATACAAGATGAAAATGTTCCTATAGTTTGCAGTTGCAAGCAAACACATTTGGTCCACTCGGAAACTCCCAGTTCCCTTACTGAAGAGGATGTTCACGTTTCATTTTGCAATTGCAATGGACATATGCTGACAAAAAGGTGCTGTTTACAAAATCAAAGACCAAACACTTGTTTACCACCTCTGTCTGTTTGTATTAAAGATTTTGATCCTTTGTCATGCCAAGCTGTAGCGATTGGATGTATTAAGACAATGGTGAACAAAGCATGTAGTTCTCATAAGTATTGTGCTGAACAATTGCAAAATTATAACAGGCATTCTGTGAAAGGAGCAGCATGTACATATTCAACTAAGGACTGTGATGTCttgaacagcattaaaaattcaaatagatCTCGCAGCCCATCACCGCCTCCACTATCACCTGTACAGAGTAAAGAATTTGAATCATCGGAAGGATTGGTTATAGATTTTCCAACTTCAGATAATAACAAGCTTGAAACATCCATCAACCAGCCTCCATCCCTCTTGCCAGCTGAAGGAAGCAAAGGAGAATTTGAATATGAAGGTAAAACatgcagaggaaaagagactGAATATTCAGAGGGAACGTTGCTATCAACAGACCAAGAAAGCAACAATTATTATATAAATTCTGAGAAGGCTGAGGAAGGTGAACATTCTGCCATTTTTCAAGATTTAATGGACCGTattaatgaaaagttaaaatcGATAGACACTACAGATATAGCAACAAATCTTGTAAAAGTTTCTAGCAGTGACAGGGCACCAGAAAATGATGTCAAATTAGGAGACTTCATAACCTCTCTTTTGCATAATGCTAAGGCAAGTGATTACAGCTTTATGGAATTACTTCGCCAACACgataaacaaatggaaaataaaattatccaaACAAGATTTCGCAAGCGTCAGGAAACTTTATTTGCAATGTATAATTCTCCTGATTCACCATTCATTCGACGACAGTCTTTGCAAATCAAGAGGGAGCTTGCAAGCCTTGATGAAACTCTTGTAAGAAAAAAGTCAATTTCTGAGAGAAATGCAAAGAGATCtacaaaaaaaattgataaaatatATCCAAATAAAAGACACAGTTTTACTGTGATAGAAGATGAGGCTTTGCAACATCTTGAAAGTAATCCATGCATGAATTGCCAAACCAAACCGATGTGCTTTCCAGTACACCAAACAGAGGCTTTCAAACTACCTCTTCCTAATTTTcaaaccagctccagctttctagttctttcagaaaacagtgcTATTGCAGCCAGCCAGGCAAAACTCGCAAAAACACAAGGAGATTGTGCACCCTTAAAAGAGACTGATCAGATTCCTCTAAAGGATGAGAGTAATGGAATCTTGGGGAGAACTAGACGTAACATTGTGCCTCCTGGATGGTATTCTGTGTATGTAACGAACAATATTGTCTTTAGAAAGTCATCCAATGCAAAACAGTCTTtagaaagtttggaaaaaatgaaagtaaataaagaTGTTCATGCTGAAAGATGCAGTGAcataaatataagcaaaattgTGAGAGACACAAATCTGCAAGTTGTTGTAGAACGTTTAGAAGATACAATAAACTTAGCCAGAAAGACTAACAACTCATTGCTGGATAGTTACAAAATAAGccaaaaattaaaagataatgcTTATGAACAGGTTATGAACCCAGCTGCTAGAAGAGGCTTACCTTTCGCTCTGAGTGAAATGGGATGCACAGGACAAAGCTTCCTTCCACATTCTCATTTGCCAAGCAGCAGTAAAATCAAAACTGTGTGTGTGACAACAAACAATCGAGAAATGGTTATAGATCAAGAAATTAATGACAGCCTTTTGAAATCTCTGACCTTTGATTCATCCAGTTCAACTTCCAATAATGTGGACTTATGTACAACTTCTGAAGCTGGGGAGATCTCATCTCCCTTAAACTACTCTAGTCCTATTAAGCTGATGTTTGTCTCAGAGGTTAATAGTAGTGAAGGAGTCAAATATACTTTGACATCTGCAGCTGCATCTTCTAAAGGAAGCACAgatatttgtttgtttcagggCCACGCAAACACTTTGTTAGACAAACAGGCCGCAGGAGATCTTTCTCATGCAATCTGTGTCAAGGACTGTGATTGCAGTGAAAATTATACCAAGGAGGAGTCAAGTTGTGTTTATGCAGAAGCAATTACAAGCTCTTGTCCAGTTGGTGAAACTAACTTAAATGACTCAAAACAAAATGATGAAGTTGTGGAGAAATCAAGCAGTAGCAGCGAAtcggttttaaaaagaaaacctggtAGACCAAAGAAAATAGGTCCTCAAGTTGTTAAGCAGGTTAAGAGACCTATTGGACGGcctccaaaaccaaaaatagaCATGACTGAAAGCACAGAACTTAGACCTGAACTTAGCAGTGATGGTAAAAATACCAAATCTGATGCAGCAGTAATGGAAGAcgttaacagcaacaaaaatattacTGTGACAGTTGTTTTTGGAAGGTCAAGAAGAACTAAGAGACACGTTTCTGAAGGTAATCTAAATGTAATCAGCATTCTGCCCACACAACACACGGATTCTAATTTTGCCAATGACCGCAGCAAAGCGAGGCACAATGCggaaactgaaaatgctttgaCTGAAATAGTAAAAGCCTTACAGAAttcttctgctgaaaatgagGTCTCTGGTTATGACTATGTCAGACCTATCAAGAGTAACCTAGCATCACCACATCCTTGCAGCAATATTATACGGCCAATTAAGAAACCGTTAACCACCATTCGAAAACCTGGTAGGCCAGCAAAAGTGAAAATCTCCGGCATATCAGTGACTGTTAATAGAGTTTCacctcaggaaagaaaagtgagTATTAGCAACTGTTTGCCTCCTTTACAACAGCAGAATGTGTTAGAAAAAAACATaccacaggagagaaaaaatCAACTGTGCAATAATATGGGTCAAGTAAAGAGCATGCAGAAAGATTCTAGAGAGGATGGATCAAACAATGTTATTACAGCAGTatcaagaaaatgtgaaattccGTTGAGACATTCTGCTAGAGACAGAAAACCCTCGCTGCATTTTTTACATTCATTAGCATCTTCTAGTGCATTTACTTGTAGAAGTGCCTTACTACATAAATCTTACAAACTCCATTTGAAAAAAGCTAAGGATCGAAAGGAAAAACATAGGCAATCGAATCAGAGCACAGCATCCAAAGATACCTCAGAACTGAGAAATTCAGGAAGTGCAAAAAAGGATCTTGAGGATGGTGAATTTGGGCCCATTAATGAAGTATCATCGGATCCCATTTTTTCATCAAATCCCTCTCTCAGGTGGTGGGCTACTTCCACTTCAAGTGACACTTTGTTGGAAGAACTGAATCATAGATTCGAACAGATAACTAATACCTGGTTGCGAGTGGGGGGAAGTGAGTTTGATAAATGTGTATGTGAAAGAAGGGATCCCATTGAACAAGACTGTAATACTGAAATGTCAAACCCTTTAGACTCCTGCCTTGTAGAACTTGAAACATCAcctataaaaatgctttttcagaaaaaatgtaataTGAATGAACTCTGCACCTGGTTTATGCAAACTACAGAAACACAGTCTCTCTCTCTAGTGAGAAAGGCAAATGCTCGCAATCCTTTAGAAGTAGTTAGTACTAGAGAGATAAAGATGGAAACTAAACAATCTGATCTTAGTACTTGCCCTTtcagaaagcactttaaaaagtttGCACTATCCTCTCCTTCAAAACCAGCAGGGAAGTTACAAATATTACATAACATGGTGAGGTCTCCAGTCTTAAACATGAAAAGTAATTTCGCATTAGCCAGATTAAAAAGAAACGAATTTAAGAAGTTACAGCATGATAGGTGGGGACAAACGAAAAAGCTCTATAATCAGGCTCCCGGAGGCTggaaatcaaaaaagaaaaatttgcagtTCTTTTGCCAAAGCCAGTTGTTTAAAAGTACAAGTGGGGAAACCAATGATGAAATGCCCaagctccaggaaaaaaatacagtagaaatccAGCCCACTCAGACTTTGGTAGAATCTCAGAGTAGCCTCTTGCCAACTGAAAATGAAGCCAGAGATGCATTTGTTCAACAGATGATGGGATCTTCTGACTTTAACCCACATCCTGGTTTAACAAATATACTTAAGTCACATGCAGAGACAAATGGAACAATTTGTTACCAACAAAATGTTAGAAAAGAACAAAGCCAAGATAAACTGTTTCAAAATACTTGGAAAGCCAAAACCTTTAAAGATTGTAGGATATTTCTGAGAAAAATCAACCATCTCGAGCAGCACAATTCATTTAAGTTAAATAATGTCATTTATTCTCCTGAAGCTGTTGAAAGTAAAAGCAATCAGGCctatatggaagaaaaaagacatcCTCTTTTAAGGTCCCATTCTACTAAGCAAAATGcattaaagaaacaagaaaatgaaatggaaacatcTAAAGGATCTAAGTCTTCTAAAGTGACTGAAAGGCTGGATGACCAGTTTCACAGCAGAAAATTAAGTAGTGATGTAAACCATGATGATAATCCTGCTGGTAGTTCTGAAGTTCTTATcagaataaacaaaagaaaaagtccaCAATGGGAGACCACTGatacaaatataagaaaaaggCATAAGAGACAATCATGCAGTAGTGGACAAATGGCAACTTATTACCCAAAGTACCAAGTAGGTAAGTTCCAGTTCCCCCCTTCATCTTAA